In Natator depressus isolate rNatDep1 chromosome 9, rNatDep2.hap1, whole genome shotgun sequence, a single genomic region encodes these proteins:
- the TRIM59 gene encoding tripartite motif-containing protein 59, with the protein MHHFEEELTCSICYSIFEDPRVLPCSHTFCRNCLESILQLSSNFSIWRPLRLPLKCPNCRSIVEIPPSGTESLPINFALKAIIDKYQQEDHPDVATCSEHYRQPLNVYCLLDRKLVCGHCLTIGKHHGHPIDDLQSAYMKEKETPGKLLEQLTDEHWTNVCFLIEKLEEQKSHCENIVQDDKKAVLQYFKKLNDTLEHKKQALLAALDEVNAHISEEYAPLVENMKRIREEQLDLMSLNTSVQEEESPLLFLEKVDDVRQRIKALKQKQLPDIKPVEVYPRIGQLLKDVWSKTEIGQINKILTPKIKLISKGKVCHKGSEKERGQSKELLQSINPLTVMLISMTIVIIMISFTKPVLSVVNEVTLIYISDILQFVYQDLCNNLQAVMEMLCHTSSLLMEFMGRIVSFSF; encoded by the coding sequence ATGCATCATTTTGAGGAGGAATTAACTTGTTCCATTTGCTATAGTATATTTGAAGACCCACGTGTACTACCATGTTCTCACACATTTTGTAGAAATTGTCTGGAAAGCATTCTTCAGCTATCAAGCAACTTTTCCATATGGAGACCACTAAGACTTCCACTGAAGTGTCCCAACTGTAGAAGTATTGTTGAAATTCCTCCATCTGGTACTGAGTCATTACCTATCAACTTTGCATTAAAGGCTATCATTGACAAATATCAGCAAGAAGACCACCCAGATGTTGCAACATGTAGTGAACATTATAGGCAGCCATTAAACGTTTATTGTCTTTTGGATAGAAAATTAGTGTGTGGCCATTGTCTTACAATAGGTAAACATCATGGTCATCCCATAGATGACCTTCAGAGTGCCTacatgaaagaaaaggagactcCTGGGAAACTCCTTGAGCAATTAACTGATGAACATTGGACTAATGTATGTTTCCTCATTGAAAAGTTGGAAGAACAGAAATCTCATTGTGAAAACATTGTTCAAGATGATAAGAAAGCTGTATTGCAATATTTTAAGAAACTTAATGACACACTGGAGCATAAAAAGCAGGCTTTGCTAGCTGCTTTGGATGAAGTTAATGCTCACATTTCTGAAGAATATGCACCACTCGTTGAAAACATGAAAAGAATCAGAGAAGAACAGCTTGATTTAATGTCACTGAATACATCTGTTCAAGAAGAGGAGTCTCCACTTCTTTTCCTTGAAAAGGTTGATGATGTGCGCCAACGCATAAAAGCTTTGAAACAAAAGCAACTACCAGATATCAAACCTGTTGAAGTTTATCCACGAATAGGACAGCTATTGAAGGATGTGTGGTCCAAAACTGAAATTGGTCAGATTAACAAGATCCTCACTCCAAAAATAAAGCTGATTTCAAAAGGGAAGGTATGTCACAAAGGCAGTGAGAAGGAAAGAGGACAGTCTAAGGAATTGCTCCAGTCTATAAACCCTCTAACAGTGATGCTAATTTCTATGACGATAGTGATAATTATGATTTCATTTACTAAACCTGTATTGTCAGTTGTAAATGAAGTAACTTTGATCTATATTTCAGACATCTTGCAGTTTGTTTATCAAGATCTATGCAACAACTTGCAGGCAGTAATGGAAATGCTATGCCATACATCTAGTTTACTGATGGAATTCATGGGGAgaattgtttctttttctttctga